A genomic window from Candidatus Thermoplasmatota archaeon includes:
- a CDS encoding isocitrate/isopropylmalate dehydrogenase family protein, giving the protein MTKYKIAWLPGDGVGKDVMDAAKIVLDTINLDAEYIPGDVGWEFWKKEGDPLPQRTIDLFKQTDCCLFGAITSKPKEEAQKELDPKLQDKGFVYTSPIVRLRQLLNLHTNLRPCKAYKGNPLNFRDDIDLVVFRENTEDLYAGVEFHPVPKVVFDALMTHPKMKAFSNVPLNDMAISTRIITRKASSNIVRQAFEYAKKHKRKSVTIVEKPNVIRETSGLMLQEARKIASEYPDIEYKEVNVDAMCMWLVKNPQDYDILVSSNMFGDIISDLAAQLVGGLGFASSGNIGDNYAVFEPTHGSAPKYAGMYKVNPIAMILTVKLMLDWLGETKTATKLEEAVATVIREGKVRTYDMGGKNTTLEVAKDIAKKFDKI; this is encoded by the coding sequence GTTACCTGGTGATGGTGTTGGTAAAGATGTGATGGATGCTGCAAAAATTGTTCTTGACACAATAAATCTTGACGCTGAATACATACCTGGTGATGTTGGTTGGGAGTTCTGGAAAAAAGAGGGAGACCCATTACCACAAAGAACAATCGACTTGTTTAAACAAACTGATTGCTGTCTATTTGGAGCTATAACATCTAAACCTAAGGAGGAGGCGCAAAAAGAGCTTGATCCAAAGCTTCAGGATAAAGGTTTTGTTTATACAAGTCCTATTGTTAGACTCAGGCAACTACTTAATTTGCACACAAATTTGAGACCATGCAAAGCCTACAAAGGTAACCCATTGAATTTCAGGGATGATATCGACCTAGTTGTTTTCAGGGAGAATACTGAGGATCTGTATGCTGGTGTAGAGTTTCATCCTGTCCCAAAGGTGGTTTTTGATGCTCTCATGACTCATCCTAAAATGAAAGCTTTTTCAAATGTTCCTTTGAACGATATGGCAATATCTACTCGTATTATTACAAGAAAAGCATCTAGTAATATTGTTCGTCAAGCTTTTGAGTATGCAAAAAAACATAAAAGAAAAAGTGTAACAATTGTTGAAAAACCCAATGTTATCCGTGAAACAAGTGGTCTTATGCTTCAAGAAGCAAGAAAAATAGCATCAGAGTATCCAGATATTGAATATAAAGAAGTAAATGTTGATGCTATGTGTATGTGGCTTGTTAAAAATCCACAAGATTATGATATATTGGTTTCATCAAATATGTTTGGTGATATTATCTCTGATCTTGCTGCGCAACTTGTTGGTGGTTTAGGTTTTGCATCCAGTGGTAATATTGGTGATAATTACGCTGTTTTTGAGCCTACCCATGGTAGTGCACCAAAATATGCTGGTATGTACAAAGTAAACCCCATAGCTATGATTCTTACTGTTAAACTCATGCTTGATTGGCTAGGTGAAACAAAAACAGCTACGAAACTTGAAGAGGCTGTGGCAACCGTGATCAGAGAAGGTAAAGTTAGAACCTATGATATGGGTGGAAAAAACACCACCCTAGAGGTAGCTAAGGATATAGCTAAAAAATTCGATAAAATATAA